A window from Roseburia sp. 499 encodes these proteins:
- a CDS encoding glycosyltransferase family 2 protein has protein sequence MDRNRFYIEKIRFHLTKENTLVIRGWYPQNNPQEREVKVYLDEQELPCDVKINSGVKVRQRYLRYQENISEELTIEVILPENWQTKKQLSILDTRKAAKWLIEKVSVRQLKKKHLGLEYFIETASVSEGVLTLSGWAIGAKEVSISMQIDGKPVKDAMLKKNYRRDVMEVFEEAPDKFEAGFQISVPVKKAKKIEVVLESDDKKSVYKTSVAAAARGKGSATAINAFQKFFIYLKKEGFSATINRIRVKLFHKKDTFTYERWLKDNQITREELEEQRKEAFSYTPMFSIVVPLFNTKEIYLRALIESIENQTYGNWELCLADGTGANSPLEKIVAEYQKKGCNIRYEILQENKGISENTNAAIQMATGEYIVLADHDDILTENALYECVKAVNSDKDIDVLYSDEDKIDMAGKKYFDPNFKPDLNIDLLCSMNYICHLFVVKKTVIDKVGMLRSEFDGAQDHDFILRCVEAAWKVYHIPKVLYHWRCHIDSTAANPESKLYAFEAGRKSVEEHYKRIGIPAKVEHSSFYGMFRTKYCWKEQPLISIIIPNKDHIEDLKKCMDSIEQKSNYRNFEFIVVENNSTEEETFQYYKELEQRNNVQVVYYKGGFNFSKINNFGATYAKGEYLLLLNNDTEIINPECLEELLGYCMREDVGIVGAKLCYEDDTIQHAGVVIGFGGMAGHAFIESSRFDTGYMGRIMCAQDYSAVTAACMMTKKSVFEAVGGLTEELEVAFNDIDYCLKVRELGKLVVYNPYAELYHYESKSRGMEDTPEKVERFNSEVAKFCERWEDILREGDPYYNPNLTLDKADFSLRV, from the coding sequence ATGGATAGAAATAGATTTTATATAGAGAAAATAAGATTTCATCTTACAAAAGAAAACACATTAGTAATAAGAGGCTGGTATCCTCAGAACAATCCACAGGAACGCGAGGTAAAAGTATATCTGGATGAACAGGAATTGCCTTGTGATGTAAAAATAAATTCCGGTGTCAAAGTGCGCCAGCGTTATTTGCGTTATCAGGAAAATATCAGCGAAGAGTTGACGATAGAGGTTATATTACCGGAAAATTGGCAGACGAAGAAACAGTTGTCTATTTTGGATACCAGAAAGGCAGCAAAATGGCTAATTGAGAAAGTAAGTGTTCGACAGTTAAAAAAGAAACATTTAGGTCTGGAATACTTTATTGAAACAGCAAGTGTCTCTGAAGGTGTTCTTACCCTTAGTGGTTGGGCAATTGGAGCAAAAGAAGTGTCAATTAGTATGCAAATAGATGGAAAACCGGTGAAAGATGCGATGTTAAAGAAGAACTATCGCCGAGATGTAATGGAGGTATTTGAAGAAGCTCCGGATAAGTTTGAAGCTGGATTTCAAATATCCGTTCCGGTAAAAAAGGCAAAAAAAATAGAGGTTGTATTAGAATCAGATGATAAAAAGAGTGTTTATAAAACATCAGTAGCAGCTGCTGCAAGAGGAAAGGGAAGTGCTACTGCAATAAATGCGTTTCAAAAGTTTTTTATTTATTTGAAGAAAGAAGGTTTTTCAGCAACAATCAATAGAATTCGGGTAAAGTTATTTCACAAGAAAGATACGTTTACTTATGAACGATGGTTGAAGGATAATCAGATTACCAGAGAAGAATTGGAAGAACAGAGAAAAGAAGCGTTTTCTTATACGCCGATGTTTAGCATTGTAGTTCCATTATTTAATACGAAAGAGATATATTTGAGGGCCTTAATTGAGTCTATCGAGAATCAGACATATGGAAATTGGGAATTATGTTTGGCAGATGGAACCGGAGCAAACAGCCCGTTGGAGAAAATAGTGGCAGAGTATCAGAAAAAGGGATGTAATATCCGGTATGAGATATTGCAAGAGAATAAAGGGATTTCTGAGAATACCAATGCAGCGATTCAGATGGCAACAGGAGAGTATATCGTATTAGCAGACCATGATGATATTCTGACGGAAAATGCATTGTATGAATGTGTAAAGGCAGTGAATTCAGATAAGGATATTGATGTATTGTATTCCGACGAAGATAAGATTGATATGGCGGGCAAGAAATATTTTGATCCTAATTTTAAACCTGATTTGAATATAGACTTGCTTTGTAGTATGAATTATATTTGTCATTTGTTTGTAGTGAAGAAGACGGTAATTGATAAAGTTGGGATGCTGCGCAGCGAGTTTGACGGTGCACAGGACCATGACTTTATTTTGCGTTGTGTAGAGGCTGCCTGGAAGGTGTATCATATTCCAAAGGTATTATATCACTGGAGATGTCATATTGATTCTACGGCAGCCAATCCGGAAAGTAAGCTTTATGCTTTTGAAGCAGGAAGAAAGTCTGTAGAAGAGCATTATAAGAGAATAGGCATTCCTGCAAAAGTAGAGCATAGCAGCTTCTATGGGATGTTTCGTACAAAGTATTGTTGGAAAGAGCAACCATTGATTTCCATTATTATTCCGAATAAAGACCACATAGAAGATTTGAAAAAATGCATGGATTCCATTGAACAGAAATCTAACTACCGGAATTTTGAGTTTATTGTTGTGGAGAATAATAGTACAGAAGAAGAGACTTTTCAATATTACAAAGAATTGGAACAGCGGAACAATGTCCAAGTCGTATATTATAAGGGCGGTTTCAATTTTTCTAAAATCAATAACTTCGGTGCGACATATGCAAAGGGTGAGTATCTGTTATTGTTAAATAATGATACGGAGATTATCAATCCGGAATGTCTGGAAGAATTGTTAGGTTATTGTATGCGTGAGGATGTTGGAATTGTGGGAGCAAAGCTTTGTTATGAAGATGATACCATCCAACATGCAGGAGTAGTCATTGGATTTGGCGGAATGGCAGGACATGCCTTTATTGAATCCTCAAGATTTGATACAGGATATATGGGACGTATCATGTGTGCTCAAGATTATTCCGCAGTAACGGCAGCATGTATGATGACGAAAAAGAGTGTATTTGAGGCAGTAGGCGGATTGACAGAGGAATTAGAAGTGGCATTTAATGATATTGATTACTGTCTGAAAGTGCGTGAACTTGGAAAACTCGTAGTATACAATCCGTATGCTGAGTTATATCATTATGAGTCAAAGTCCAGAGGAATGGAAGATACCCCGGAAAAGGTAGAACGGTTTAATAGTGAAGTTGCAAAGTTTTGTGAACGTTGGGAGGATATACTGAGGGAAGGGGATCCTTACTATAATCCAAATCTTACTTTGGATAAAGCAGATTTTTCATTGAGAGTATAG
- a CDS encoding tyrosine-type recombinase/integrase, whose protein sequence is MSNLQLPINNYLDYCQYQKRLDNKTLKAYRIDLKQFYTQIPSTNITEITSDLLENYIAKLHQRYKPKTVKRKIASLKAFFHYLEYKELIDSNPFHKIQVKFREPVILPKTIPLHTIEIFLSTIYRQRTNAKTVFQQRNALRDAAVIELLFSTGMRISELCSLKMNDVNLYDRTILIYGKGSKERRIQIGNDDVANILEEYRKNFQTEIQSCQHFFANQDGRALSDQSVRRMINKYTSLAAIDLHITPHMFRHTFATSLLEADVDIRYIQEMLGHSSINITEIYTHVAMSKQRDILTTKHPRKDFHI, encoded by the coding sequence ATGAGTAACTTACAGCTACCAATAAACAACTATTTAGACTATTGTCAATACCAAAAAAGACTGGACAATAAAACACTCAAAGCATACCGTATTGATTTAAAACAATTTTATACTCAAATTCCATCTACTAACATTACAGAAATCACCTCTGATTTATTAGAAAACTACATTGCAAAGCTTCATCAGAGATATAAGCCCAAAACAGTAAAAAGAAAGATTGCCTCTCTAAAAGCATTCTTCCACTATCTTGAATATAAGGAACTGATTGACTCAAATCCTTTTCACAAAATACAAGTAAAATTTCGTGAACCTGTCATTTTACCCAAAACAATCCCACTTCACACAATTGAAATTTTTTTATCTACCATATACAGACAACGTACAAATGCTAAAACAGTTTTTCAACAAAGAAATGCTCTCAGGGATGCTGCAGTAATTGAACTACTCTTTTCCACAGGAATGAGAATTTCAGAACTCTGCTCCTTGAAAATGAACGATGTGAACTTATATGATAGAACTATTTTAATTTATGGAAAGGGCTCCAAAGAACGACGAATCCAAATTGGAAATGATGATGTTGCCAATATTTTAGAAGAATATCGAAAAAATTTTCAGACTGAAATCCAAAGTTGTCAACATTTCTTCGCAAACCAGGATGGCAGAGCATTATCAGACCAGTCCGTCCGCAGAATGATTAACAAATACACTTCCCTTGCTGCAATAGATTTACATATCACTCCACACATGTTCCGCCATACTTTTGCAACAAGTCTTTTAGAGGCAGATGTTGATATTCGTTACATTCAGGAAATGTTGGGGCATAGTTCAATCAACATTACGGAAATATATACCCATGTAGCTATGTCTAAACAAAGGGATATTCTTACAACGAAACATCCGAGGAAGGATTTTCATATATAA
- a CDS encoding HNH endonuclease: MRPINKGEAPEKEFKKYQDAEAYLENRIGEYCSFCEFPIKHVPEVEHIEAKKRGGAELEWENLLLSCKYCNTRKGTIVGRGEKGKYLWPDEDDTFHAFSYDTDIPMLSEGYLKRQGENVRERADNLFQLIKLDNVPTSPKNKDRRYMKRNEARNCAIESKIGWEKVSRLSERETYLNLIVMLARETGFFSTWMNVFKEDQEVKELLVEAFKGTKKEYCL; this comes from the coding sequence ATGCGACCAATTAATAAAGGTGAAGCACCAGAAAAAGAATTTAAGAAATATCAGGATGCGGAGGCTTACTTAGAAAATCGAATAGGAGAATATTGTTCTTTTTGTGAATTTCCGATTAAGCATGTACCTGAAGTAGAACATATAGAAGCGAAAAAAAGAGGAGGAGCTGAATTAGAATGGGAAAATTTATTATTGTCGTGCAAATATTGTAATACACGAAAGGGAACAATTGTGGGACGCGGAGAAAAAGGAAAATATTTATGGCCAGATGAGGATGATACTTTTCATGCTTTTTCCTATGATACCGATATTCCGATGTTAAGTGAAGGATACTTAAAAAGGCAGGGAGAAAATGTTAGAGAAAGAGCAGATAATTTGTTTCAACTTATAAAGCTAGATAATGTTCCAACCTCTCCTAAAAATAAAGACAGGCGTTATATGAAAAGAAACGAAGCAAGAAATTGTGCAATCGAAAGTAAGATAGGGTGGGAGAAGGTAAGCAGATTATCGGAAAGAGAAACGTATCTGAATTTAATAGTAATGCTGGCAAGGGAGACTGGTTTTTTCTCAACATGGATGAATGTATTTAAAGAGGATCAGGAAGTGAAAGAACTTTTGGTAGAGGCCTTTAAAGGAACGAAGAAAGAGTATTGCTTATAA
- a CDS encoding AAA family ATPase: MEKFYLKDIELLNYRKFDDSKFEFNPQMNVFIGKNASGKTSVLEAVTVILGAYLAAYKEYVPSRFVHNISDNDVLRKSLKPIKSIAMTATVKQFPCIVSGKIVWDKEEMKCKRGLEKEGGRTKFIGRNPMREKVLEWEKTIKMADGSDEQQIYPLVLYLSSARLWNENRTGEIEKIPSRTDAYQRSLDKKRSSQSAFEYIKLLGNIATEENDGIPLPAYEVIMNAVKYSVRDELQPGQQVLYSSRYGEVAVKNPDGTVIDFSALSDGYRNVIKIVTDIATKMCILNPYLGEETLKRTPGVVVIDELDLSLHPTWQKRIVRILKELFPKIQFICATHSPFIIQSLEPGELIALDTEIEEEYSGQSIEDIAEEIMDVPVPRYSEMKQKMYEAAEEYLNALKQKISKEELQELKDRMDLLASEYSSNPAYCALLKQKYLEKKVEVEGKDATN, from the coding sequence ATGGAGAAATTTTACTTAAAGGATATAGAATTATTAAATTACAGAAAATTTGATGATTCTAAATTTGAGTTTAATCCACAAATGAATGTATTTATTGGGAAAAATGCATCTGGAAAGACTTCAGTTTTGGAAGCTGTTACTGTAATACTTGGGGCGTATTTGGCAGCATATAAAGAGTATGTGCCGAGTAGGTTTGTTCATAATATTTCTGATAATGATGTTTTGAGAAAATCGCTTAAACCGATTAAAAGTATAGCCATGACAGCAACGGTAAAACAATTTCCTTGCATTGTAAGTGGTAAAATAGTATGGGATAAAGAAGAGATGAAATGTAAGCGAGGTTTGGAAAAAGAGGGGGGAAGAACTAAATTCATCGGAAGGAATCCCATGAGAGAAAAGGTTTTAGAATGGGAAAAGACAATAAAAATGGCTGATGGTTCGGATGAACAACAGATATATCCATTGGTATTGTATTTAAGTTCTGCGCGGTTATGGAATGAAAATAGAACGGGGGAGATAGAAAAAATTCCTAGTAGGACAGATGCGTATCAAAGATCTTTGGATAAAAAGAGAAGTAGCCAGTCTGCCTTTGAGTATATTAAATTATTAGGAAATATTGCAACTGAGGAAAATGATGGGATTCCATTGCCGGCATATGAAGTTATTATGAATGCAGTAAAGTATAGTGTTCGGGATGAATTGCAACCTGGTCAGCAAGTACTATATTCATCAAGGTATGGGGAAGTTGCTGTGAAGAATCCGGATGGTACAGTTATTGATTTTTCTGCGCTTAGTGATGGATATAGAAATGTGATTAAAATTGTAACGGATATAGCTACGAAAATGTGTATTTTAAATCCTTATTTAGGTGAGGAAACGTTAAAAAGAACACCGGGAGTAGTAGTAATTGATGAATTGGATTTAAGCTTACATCCTACGTGGCAAAAAAGAATTGTTAGAATTTTAAAAGAACTATTTCCGAAAATCCAATTTATTTGTGCGACACATTCCCCTTTTATTATTCAATCATTGGAGCCAGGCGAACTTATAGCTTTAGACACAGAGATTGAGGAGGAGTATTCAGGACAGAGTATTGAAGATATTGCAGAAGAAATTATGGATGTTCCGGTGCCTAGATATAGCGAGATGAAACAGAAAATGTATGAGGCGGCTGAGGAATACTTGAACGCTCTTAAGCAAAAGATTTCAAAAGAAGAATTACAAGAACTGAAGGATAGAATGGATTTGCTTGCTTCAGAATATAGTAGTAATCCGGCGTATTGTGCCCTTCTAAAGCAAAAGTATTTAGAAAAAAAGGTGGAGGTAGAGGGAAAGGATGCGACCAATTAA
- a CDS encoding N-acetylmuramoyl-L-alanine amidase: MKRRAKKLLSIMLAALVVTTTIPVQSVMAAEPEKMQQEVGVEPEESQQEVTVESEEMQQESTAELGEMQQELLAESEETQQESIAEPEEIQQETTVEPEVEQESSDAEDILTEDAVISYVVVTESYIELNGTQNILVGLGQEGMDIQSPVLNVVREEDGAVFQIPVSSQDSEALLFTKQYMSEEETGTYRLESITYISNGVEVTKSLAEAGFDVRYGVNKEVETNPDGVIVDEEAETDSSADFDIVTIDENGNTTSQDSIEDALAEAASDADTQLKKDTKGANGNIVVVLDPGHDNTHGGAGGNGLREETLNLKIAQYCREELQQYQGVTVYMTRDDSGACPHPGTTSTNCNANRVAFAQSVGANVYVSIHINSTSSSSTSANGAQVYYPNSNYRPDLGEQGRQLAEKIENKLVELGLNRRGITIRNSGDGTTYPDGSLADYYGVIRRSKEAGIPAIIVEHAFINNSNDVNNFLNSDDKLKKLGVADATAIAEYFGLSKSNLDLKGICYIYKDNGIDIGVDYSTRGSNIRFKWMAYNLDTQQWEGISDWYNGNWATWQPKKGNYWLQVQALTDEGYSASQTICFHSDKNYDPYAVMISGICYQYQDKGVDIGVGYDSNDKNLQFQWLAYNLDTQQWEQIANWNGGNWATWKAKTGNYWLQVQVKNSLNQIETYTICFRNDRNYITEPLSIDGIAYVLQKDQIDIGVAYTGTEAGAEFRWMAYNLDAGYWAEVSSWSGANWTNWYPEPGNYWLHVEGRTPSGIVKDYTVCFAVGKDYSKKSLDITGICVVEEPIGINIGVAYETKASGVNFKYSIYDLKNGGWNDISGWTGANWVTWYPETGSYWIYVQAVTNEGVVADKCIGYSIDSRYGIMGTSNTTVEQMVRYYNANQAYPSFYQSSDAPTIEAFCQIYMEECNAEGVRAEVAFCQAMKETGFLRFTGRVPITAYNFGGMGAIDSDETAYATFSSVREGIRAQVQHLKAYASTASLNNACVDPRFGLVTRGTAPYVEWLGVNENPYGKGWATAKNYGYSIKKDYIAKLLTY, encoded by the coding sequence ATGAAGAGAAGAGCAAAGAAGTTACTATCAATAATGTTGGCTGCGTTGGTTGTTACAACGACGATTCCGGTACAGTCGGTTATGGCAGCAGAACCGGAGAAAATGCAGCAAGAAGTAGGCGTAGAACCAGAGGAATCACAGCAAGAAGTGACTGTAGAATCAGAGGAAATGCAGCAAGAGTCAACTGCGGAGTTAGGGGAAATGCAACAAGAGTTGCTGGCAGAATCAGAGGAGACGCAGCAAGAGTCAATTGCGGAGCCAGAGGAAATTCAACAGGAGACAACTGTGGAGCCGGAAGTGGAACAAGAGAGTTCTGACGCAGAAGATATTTTAACAGAAGATGCTGTAATCAGTTACGTTGTAGTAACAGAATCATACATAGAATTAAATGGAACACAGAATATTTTGGTCGGACTTGGCCAGGAAGGTATGGATATTCAGAGTCCGGTGCTGAATGTAGTACGAGAGGAAGATGGAGCAGTATTTCAGATTCCGGTAAGCAGTCAGGATAGTGAAGCACTTTTATTTACCAAACAGTACATGTCGGAAGAGGAAACCGGAACTTATCGTTTGGAAAGTATTACATATATTAGTAATGGTGTAGAGGTAACAAAGAGTTTGGCTGAAGCTGGATTCGATGTTCGATATGGGGTAAATAAGGAAGTAGAGACGAATCCAGACGGTGTTATTGTGGATGAGGAAGCGGAAACAGATAGTTCAGCTGATTTTGATATTGTAACTATCGATGAAAATGGAAATACCACATCACAGGATTCCATTGAAGATGCATTGGCAGAAGCAGCGTCAGATGCGGATACACAATTAAAGAAAGATACGAAAGGCGCAAATGGCAATATAGTTGTTGTTCTTGACCCGGGACATGATAATACACATGGTGGAGCTGGTGGAAATGGGCTTCGCGAGGAAACATTGAATTTGAAGATTGCGCAGTATTGTAGAGAAGAGTTACAGCAGTACCAAGGTGTTACCGTGTATATGACAAGAGATGATAGTGGAGCTTGTCCACATCCTGGAACTACTAGTACAAACTGCAATGCAAACCGAGTGGCATTTGCGCAAAGTGTAGGGGCTAATGTTTATGTAAGTATTCATATTAACTCGACGTCTAGTTCTTCGACCAGTGCTAATGGTGCACAGGTTTATTATCCGAATAGTAATTATAGACCGGATTTGGGGGAACAAGGACGGCAACTTGCAGAGAAAATTGAGAATAAGCTGGTGGAATTGGGCTTAAACCGGCGAGGAATTACGATAAGAAATTCGGGAGATGGTACTACATATCCGGATGGTTCTTTGGCAGATTATTATGGTGTTATCCGAAGAAGCAAAGAAGCTGGAATTCCTGCTATTATTGTGGAACATGCTTTTATCAATAATAGCAATGATGTAAATAATTTCTTAAACAGCGACGATAAACTGAAAAAGTTAGGTGTGGCAGATGCAACTGCCATTGCAGAATATTTTGGATTAAGTAAGAGTAATTTAGATTTAAAGGGAATTTGTTACATATATAAAGATAACGGAATCGATATTGGCGTAGATTATAGTACGAGAGGAAGTAATATTCGATTCAAGTGGATGGCATATAATCTGGATACTCAGCAATGGGAAGGAATTTCAGATTGGTATAATGGAAACTGGGCGACATGGCAACCGAAAAAGGGAAATTACTGGTTGCAAGTTCAGGCATTAACGGATGAAGGTTATTCTGCGAGTCAGACAATCTGTTTTCATTCGGATAAAAATTATGATCCATATGCAGTAATGATATCTGGAATTTGTTATCAATATCAGGACAAAGGAGTTGATATTGGTGTTGGATATGATAGTAATGACAAGAATTTGCAATTTCAATGGCTTGCATATAATCTGGATACACAGCAATGGGAACAGATTGCGAACTGGAATGGTGGAAATTGGGCAACATGGAAGGCGAAAACCGGAAACTATTGGTTGCAGGTTCAGGTGAAAAATTCGCTTAATCAGATAGAAACTTATACAATATGTTTCAGAAACGACAGGAATTATATTACAGAGCCGTTAAGTATTGATGGAATTGCTTATGTTTTGCAAAAGGATCAGATTGATATCGGAGTAGCATACACGGGCACTGAGGCAGGAGCAGAGTTCCGTTGGATGGCATATAATCTGGATGCAGGATATTGGGCGGAAGTTAGTAGTTGGAGTGGAGCAAATTGGACAAACTGGTATCCGGAACCGGGAAATTATTGGTTGCATGTAGAAGGAAGAACTCCAAGTGGTATTGTGAAGGATTATACCGTTTGCTTCGCAGTAGGAAAAGATTATTCTAAGAAGAGTCTGGATATTACCGGTATTTGTGTAGTGGAAGAACCGATAGGTATCAATATTGGCGTTGCTTATGAGACAAAGGCATCTGGTGTGAATTTCAAATATAGCATATATGATTTGAAGAACGGAGGATGGAATGATATTTCCGGATGGACAGGAGCAAATTGGGTTACCTGGTATCCGGAAACAGGTTCCTATTGGATATATGTGCAGGCAGTAACCAATGAAGGAGTTGTTGCTGATAAATGTATTGGTTATTCCATAGATTCCAGATATGGAATCATGGGCACAAGTAATACTACAGTAGAACAGATGGTGAGGTATTATAATGCAAACCAGGCATATCCATCTTTTTATCAGTCTTCAGATGCACCTACGATAGAAGCGTTCTGTCAGATTTATATGGAGGAATGTAATGCAGAAGGAGTGCGGGCAGAAGTTGCTTTTTGCCAGGCAATGAAGGAAACCGGATTTCTTCGATTCACAGGAAGAGTACCGATTACAGCATATAATTTCGGAGGAATGGGTGCGATAGATAGTGATGAAACGGCATATGCTACATTTTCTAGTGTGCGGGAAGGAATTCGAGCTCAGGTACAGCATTTAAAGGCATATGCATCTACAGCATCATTAAATAATGCATGTGTAGATCCAAGGTTTGGGCTTGTGACAAGAGGAACCGCACCTTATGTAGAGTGGCTTGGAGTTAATGAAAATCCTTATGGAAAGGGCTGGGCGACAGCAAAGAATTATGGATATAGTATTAAGAAGGATTATATAGCAAAGTTACTTACATACTAA
- a CDS encoding transglutaminase domain-containing protein: MKKRIRNSFLIMLVMSMFIQVFPMKVFATEPVENLAEKTGYMPLELVEEEITEQDLEDEQDLEDQQSVETKDYGVLWSDYESRYYYNMLSTQERLLYDSMYSECMTILTTQLDLKTSVVQGNTYARTNRLDCAGMSEEDVMKVANLFTISNPQFYFLRGTTALTVKDSYDNITHVALVVYNDYISGATRANCTSQFANKVNGWISTINTQPTAYKKAKAAHDIVCANVAYDYGDRTPHQSSATAVFNGSTVCAGYAQLYALLCNASGVQTICVTSEDHEWNQVYLSGSWYVVDCTWDDSDTPNSWDYNYFCKSESAINEGYHEVEAYLTAYRPGCYSDYLGTIAQYNGNTFKREEDEQVRCYDQNGNLVVNQFVFDGSYTYFMQADGTPMTDRLTYHPDGVHIIYLDSNGHEVFNAFQYCPSVGYTCYFDSQGYIYKDVITFYNDKVYYLDATGRMQNSGWFQFANGMDFGFANWDGSLNTGGFSYDPWGRVVFYHWNGMVARGLITDGVWYYSMDTTDGHYLGSFPVN; this comes from the coding sequence ATGAAAAAAAGAATTAGAAACAGTTTTTTAATCATGTTGGTAATGTCTATGTTTATTCAGGTATTTCCAATGAAAGTATTTGCAACTGAGCCAGTAGAAAATTTGGCAGAGAAGACAGGATATATGCCGCTTGAACTTGTGGAAGAGGAAATTACCGAGCAGGATTTAGAGGATGAACAGGATTTAGAGGATCAACAGTCAGTCGAGACCAAAGATTATGGTGTATTATGGTCTGATTATGAATCCAGATATTACTATAATATGTTGTCAACACAGGAAAGATTATTATATGATAGTATGTATAGTGAGTGTATGACAATTTTGACTACACAGCTGGATCTAAAAACATCTGTTGTGCAAGGGAATACATATGCTCGTACAAATCGTTTGGATTGTGCAGGAATGTCCGAGGAAGACGTGATGAAGGTGGCAAATTTATTCACGATATCAAATCCACAGTTCTATTTTTTGCGTGGAACGACAGCATTGACGGTAAAAGATTCATATGATAATATCACACACGTTGCCTTGGTGGTGTATAATGATTATATTTCCGGTGCAACACGTGCAAACTGTACATCACAGTTTGCAAATAAAGTAAATGGATGGATAAGTACGATAAATACACAACCTACTGCATATAAGAAGGCGAAGGCTGCACATGATATTGTATGTGCCAATGTTGCATATGATTATGGCGATCGGACTCCACATCAAAGTAGTGCCACAGCTGTATTTAATGGTAGCACAGTATGTGCAGGATATGCTCAGTTGTACGCTTTGTTGTGTAATGCTTCAGGAGTTCAGACAATTTGTGTAACAAGTGAAGATCATGAGTGGAATCAGGTATATTTAAGTGGCAGTTGGTATGTAGTTGACTGTACTTGGGATGATTCAGATACACCAAATTCTTGGGATTATAATTATTTTTGTAAGTCTGAGTCAGCAATAAACGAAGGATATCATGAGGTAGAAGCTTATCTGACAGCCTACAGACCAGGATGTTATTCTGACTATCTTGGTACAATTGCACAATACAATGGTAATACATTTAAGCGTGAAGAGGATGAGCAGGTAAGATGTTATGATCAAAATGGAAACTTAGTGGTGAATCAGTTTGTATTTGATGGTTCCTACACTTATTTTATGCAGGCAGATGGAACTCCGATGACAGATAGATTAACTTATCATCCGGATGGAGTACATATTATCTACTTAGATAGTAATGGACACGAAGTATTTAATGCATTCCAATATTGCCCAAGCGTAGGATATACTTGCTACTTTGATTCTCAGGGATATATCTATAAGGATGTGATTACATTCTACAATGACAAGGTATATTACTTAGATGCAACTGGTAGGATGCAGAATAGCGGATGGTTCCAGTTTGCAAACGGCATGGACTTCGGATTTGCAAATTGGGATGGAAGCCTGAATACAGGTGGTTTCTCTTATGATCCATGGGGAAGAGTAGTATTCTATCACTGGAATGGAATGGTAGCCCGCGGACTTATCACAGATGGTGTGTGGTATTATAGCATGGATACGACAGATGGACATTATTTGGGAAGTTTTCCGGTAAATTAA